Genomic segment of Eretmochelys imbricata isolate rEreImb1 chromosome 24, rEreImb1.hap1, whole genome shotgun sequence:
GCGGTGCCCGGCACCCCCGTCGCTCCACGCAGGGACCCCTGCCCTCAGTCTGACGGGCTTCTTCGGAGCTGCCTGTGGAGACTGCAGCTTCCAGCGTGTTTTGCTGCCTGGCCATGCTGGGATCAAAGCCTCTGGGCTGCGCCATCTGCTGGACCGCCCTTGGCCCCATGTGCCTGGGCACGGGTGTAACTGGGCATGCCCAGCCATACCTACACAaccaggagtccggtggcaccttaaagccactcacagatttatttgggcatcagcttccGTGGGtcaaaaccccacttcttcagatgcatggagggaACATTACAGATCCAGGCATAACTATATTGGCACACGAAGAGAAGGGAGCTACCTCACAAGTGGGGAACCAGTGCTGACCGGGCtggttcagtcagggtggatgtggtccactcccagtaACTGATGAGGTGTCAATACGCGACATCTGGAACCAGTCCGTGGGCGCCGCTTAAACCCTGCACGGGGCCCTGGGGACAGACCCCAGGATGTGCTGGCCAGCCTCCCACACTGGCACCACGGCTCTGGTGCCATGCGGCAGAGGGCAGCACCGAGCCAGACTCGCTGGCCACTCCAGTGCATTGCTTAGAGCACAGTATCCCAGCTCTCCGCTCCAAGAGACGCCCTCAGCCTTGGTGCTGGGGCGCTCCTGGCTGTCTCCCCCCAGGTGGTGTAGCTGGAGCCTGCCTGCAATGTTAGCTCAGCCTGCAGAGCCCCGTGCATGGTGGGGCAGCGCCAGGCACTTCCCCCTGCGTACCAGCTGGGCTGGCCCTTTCCTCTTTGCCTCATGCTTTTCAGCTTGGCTGCCCGCTCTGGTCCCTGCTGCTGAGAGCCACCTCGGGGGCTGGGGCTTGACggggtgaggctggggcagggcgcagGACCAGGGAAGGGGACTCAGCttcccacacccagctctgccgggcaGCCCCCTCCTGCCGGGCAGCTCactgctctccccccagctctgctgacaGCTCACAGCCTGGGTGTGTCTTGAGTGGGTGCAACGCATTTGGGGCAGGACGTGCACATGGAGCACCAGGCGGAGACCAGGcaactcatttcacttgtgacctGAGCCAGGAGTAAACAGCCCCGTTTCTAGCCTGCAGGGGCTTGCAGGGGGCCCTGCTCAGAGTCCCTTGCTGGGGGCCTCCCTTCAGAGCCCTACGCCCCCATCCCCGCAGCATAGGAAGAGATAGGGAAGGCTGAATTTAGCTCTTCGGAGACTCCCCCCGCAGCATCAAGGCCACACCTGGGGGGCACTAAATAGAGAAGCTCTGTTCTTGGTAGGCAGAAGTGAGAGTTACCGTGTCTGGCATGAGTGCCTAgcccagctgggggcagggagcaaacGACCCCAGGGCCAGTGTCTACCCAGCTGGCATCAGCCAAgagaggcagggctcagggctctgCCAAGCCAAGGGGGCACTAGCGGGCTCCCAAAACCATCCTGGGAATGGGGCTTTTGAATTGTGCCCTTTTCATCATCTAATGGGTGTGcagggtgtcacggagtgtgggggagtccgggccctgcacccctcttcctgggattcactgagactctcagccagccagtaaaacagaaggtttattggacaacaggaacacagtccaaaacagagcttgtgggtacaaccaggacccctcagtcaagtccttctgggggagcagggagcttagaccccagccctggggttccctgtgttcctccacccagccccaaactgaaaactaaacccacccagcaggttccctgctgcagcctccgtccacgttcctgggcagaggtgtcacctccccctcctggctcaggggacaggctctcaggtctcccatccccagggcacattcccaggtcaacactcccccctccctgctgcatcacatccTCACACAGGGCTCCTCCTGAGGGTCCAGGGGGGCTGGGTCATGGGAGCAGAGAGGGTGGGTTACTGACCCCTGCAGGGGATGGTGGGTTCCTCCTACTAACTCCCTGCGATGCTGGGGCCTGGGCGTGTGCAGTGGCTGagctggctggggccgggggctgggcgTGTGCAGTGGCCGagctggctggggccgggggctgggcaTGTGCAGTGGATGAGCTGGCCGGGTGCTGGGCGTGTGCAatggctgagctgccctggggccggagggGCTGGGCATGTGCAGTGGCTGAGCTGGCCGGGGGGGCTGGGCATGTGCAGTGGCTGAGCTAGCCAGGGGCCGGGGGCTGGGCGTGCAgtggctgagctgccctggggccgggggctgggcgtgtgcagtggctgagctggctggggccgggggctgggcgtgtgcagtggctgagctggctgggggccgggggccgggcgTGTGCAGTGGCTGAGCTGGCCGGGGGCCGGGCGTGTGCAGTGGCTGAGCTGGCCGGGGGCCGGGCGTGTGCAGTGGCTGAGCTGgccgggggctgggtgtgtgcagtggctgagctggctggggccgggggccgggcgTGTGCAGTGGCCgagctggctgggggctgggcgtgtgcagtggctgagctggctggggccgggggctgggcgtgtgcagtggctgagctggctgggtgctgggtgtgtgcagtggctgagctggccggggccgggggctgggCATGTGCAGTGGCTGAGCTGGCCGGGGGCTGGGCGTGTGCAGTGGCTGAGCTGGCCGGGGGCTGGGCGTGTGCAGTGGCTgagctggctgggggctgggcgtGTGCAGTGGCCGAGCTGGCCGGGGGCTGGGCGTGTGCAGTGGttgagctgccctggggccgggggctgggcgTGTGCAGGGGCTGAGCTGGCTGGGTGCTGGGTGTGTGCAGTGGCTGagctggctggggccgggggctgggcgtgtgcagtggctgagctggctggggccgggggctgggcgtgtgcagtggctgagctggctggggccgggggctgggcgtgtgcagtggctgagctgccctggggccgggggctgggcgtgtgcagtggctgagctgccctggggccagtgcTGGGGTCTGTGTGGGGAAATCCCCCAAGGGGCACCTGGAGGGCGTTGGCATCTCAGGGATGGTGCCCCAGAGCCAGGCACCAACCCAGACCCTCCCCTAGAGAAGCACAGGGAGAGTTCTTTCACGCTGTAATATttctgctccccacctccccatgcGAGCCCACGGGGGGTCGTGGGGAGCCGAGCACGGCCTTCGGTGAGGCCAGCCAGTGCCCaaacacagcccctcccctgttccACCCCTGCAGCTCACCCTGTGGTGCGTGGGAGCTGGGGTGTctggagctgtggggctgggggaggccctgtggAATGGCCCTGCACCCTGAGTGCTGAGCCGGTGCAGGGGAGCAGCCTGCCAGCattgcagccctggggctggcaggAGAGGCCGGGCTGTGCCATCCCAGCGGGCGTGGAGGTTATTGGGCTGACCCCATCCTGCTGTctgatgctctctctctctccctctctctctctctctctctctcgcacacgcaGTACATGGGCTGCGTGGAAGTTCTCCAGTCCATGCGGGCGCTGGATTTCAACACCAGGACGCAGGTCACCAGGTGAGCCCCAGGCTGCCCTGCCTCCTGTGAGCCCCGCAGGCACAATAGCTGGCTGTGGGCAGAGAGGCCTCACGCCAGGAGGTGCACCCGCACATACCCCCTGCACTGATGCCCATGGGCCTGGAGGGGGGGTTCTGACCCAGTGCCCTGCGGGTGAGCTGAACTTGGTGAAGCAGGGCGGGAGCCCATCAGGCAGCCAGGCCACTCTGGGCCCAGAGCAAGTCCCATGGTGCCCCCCACCAGTGCTGCTGGGTGGCAGCTGCCAAGGAGTGTGGTGGGGTCTGAACCGCAGCTGCATAGGCGGTGCCAGGGAGACCGGTGCCTCTGTCGATGGGCTTAGTGAAACCAGACACTCGCTCCAGCCTCTGCCAGGCCAAGGGGGCCCCGCCCGTGTCCCTCCCCCGGCTGGAGAGGATGGTTTGGGGACTCTCAGGATGGCAGGCccttcccagcccttccccccttTCTGCACTCAGCCCACAACCCTTGGCCCCTTTGCGCAAGGCTCGTGTGTATGAACGACTGCAGCCTCTTTGGGGGGCAGGGTCGATCCCCCTTGCAAAGCCGCTTCCAGGCCCTGGACTAGGGGCCCGTCTCCTTGTAGCTTCGCTCTCCCCAAGTGGGCTAAGACCTGTGCCTGCCCTCCCAGCACTCAGGGGTCTGTGTGTCACcgggccctgggggaagggatacTGTGGGGGGCTCATCGGGGAAGTGGCTGGGgcctggctgctccctggggctgccctgacttTGCCCTGTGGTCCCGCAGGGAGGCGATCAGCCTGGTGTGTGAGGCGGTGCCCAGTGCCAAAGGAGCCGTCCGGAGGAGGAAGGTAAGGCCAGGCCGGGTAAAGGCAGCATGCTCTGGCGGTTGGAGGGGCGCCCAGAGTCTGGACAGCCCTGCCGCTGActccctggggccaggggtgggggcgaGGAGCGGACATGGCAGGACCACAGGGCAAAGGGGCAGGACTCTGACTCCTTCGCTTCCCACACGCTCGTGTTCTCACCCCAGCCCCGGCTCAGCTGGGTGAGAGCTGGGAATTTGACCCCGGGTTCTAGGAGCCAGGCAGTACTGGTGTCTGGCAGGAGGCTTTCGGTGGGTTGGGGGGAGCACTGGGAGCTGGGAAGCCCTTGTGTTTGCAGTCGGGAGGCACTTGCACACCCCCTCCCCATGGGTCTCTGGAGGGAGCCCGtgcacacccctgctccctccctcttctATTGGAGCAggagcctccagccctctcctggctgcccctgcggCTGCCCCTTGCAGTGGGTTGGCAGGTGTGGCTGGCCTGGGCTAGGCCCCCCGCGGTGGGGGCTGATCGATCCAGAGCGGCCCTGTCTGGCACTAATGGAGGAGCGAGAGGCTCCAGCGCAGCCCTCCCCCCTCAGTCAGGGTgggggggccctgctgctgctgctgctggttaaTGAGTGTGGGGCGGGCGGTGGGAGATTGAGGGCTGAGCCGGAGGGGGGCTGCTGCCTTTCCTGGAAGGTGAGGGGCAGTGGGGCCTGCATAGGGGCTGGGCTGCGCTGAAGCGGAGCTCTGCTCCCACCTGGCCCAGGGCCACGGCGTGCTCTGCTGTGGAGGGGCTCCCGGGTCGCTCCGTGCCAGGCCTGGGGTGGCTGGGGCGGTAGATGTGAAGTGTTGGAGCATTGGTGTGGCTGAGCCCCGGGCGCTCGGGGGCCCGACTGGGCAGTGAGGGGTGTTCTCCCCTCGGCCCCATCCCCCTAGCAGACGGTCCTTTGCTTCCGTAGCCCTGCGGCCGCTCGCTGAACTCCATCCTGGGCAAGAGCAACCTCAAGTTTGCCGGCATGCCCATCACCCTCACCATCTCCACCAGCAGCCTCAACCTCATGGCGTCCGACTGCAAACAGGTGAGACTCACCGGGCGAGGAGCGGGGCTCGGTGGGGCCACAGATCCCACTTCCTGTCTGCTATGGCTGGGGAGCAACCGGAGTGGGGCTCCCACCCCTGCCTACCCAGCCCCCATCTCTGCAGCTCCACTCCCTGTCTGCCCGGGGACACAGGCCAGGCCTGCCTCTCAGACCCCGTGTGCTGGGCCCCCACGGAGGGTCACTGGTTCGACCCAGGCCCATGATGCCACAATACAGGGCACCATGCAGGGCAGGTCCatggctgccagctccaggggcGGTGGGGGGGCCCGAAGGCCAGGCGGAGACCCCACGTCCCTGGGGGTGTCTCCCCCACACAGGTGTCcctggctgggcagagcagccGGGGGCTGTGTCTAACCAAcggctctcccttccccacagatCATCGCCAACCATCACATGCAGTCCATCTCCTTCGCCTCCGGGGGGGACCCGGTGAGTGAGCCGCTGGGGACCTTTGCTCTGTGTCCAGGTTCTGCTGATGGCTGGGCTCCATCCCACCTCCGTCCAGGGCTCCTTCGGTGGGGCGGGGGAGCTCTCCCCCACTGCTGGCCCACTCATGGTGCCGTTCTGACCCAAGCCCCTGCATTTGGCCAGCACCCCTGTTACTGCCCCAGCAGGGGTGAGCCGCTCCAGCAGGGCCGGGCTGGTGCCCTGGTACGTCCCCCAGCCCTTCACCCTGGCCTCACGCCTGGGACTGCCATCGCTGTGCTGAACACTAGGCTGTGGGCGACGGGTGGGGTGGTGCCCCCAGCTCTGGGTGCCACTCCCACCTCACCCGCCGCGTCTCACCCACAGGAAACTGCCGAGTATGTCGCCTATGTTGCCAAAGACCCCGTCAATCAGAGAGGTGAGTGACTCCTCCCACCTCCTGGCTGGCTGGCACAGCCATTAACCCCACCGCTGCGGGACGCCTGCCTCGGCCCAgtgctgccccccagccagccggGGCCACGAGAGCTGGGCTGGCGGCCCCCCCAGGCTGCGCTCGCAGAGACgccctggctggctctgggcctgcagcagcagttgTTGCTTTGCTGGGGCCCTGCTGCCAGGGTGGGCCAGGGGTGGGTGTAATGGGAGCCTAGCAGTGctcggggtgggtgggtgggtgtgggtgcaGGGTCCCTCCCTCTGAGCCCTGCTCTTgttccctctccagcctgccaTATCCTGGAGTGCCCCGAGGGCCTGGCGCAGGATGTCATCAGCACCATTGGGCAGGCCTTTGAGCTGCGCTTCAAGCAGTACTTGAAAAACCCCCCAAAGCTCGTAACGCCCCATGACAGGTACGGGGGGACCCTCagtggggtgctgcagggtgTGAGGATCCCCTGGAGCTCCCTGGCCGGAtggcggggctctgggcaggacgCTCTGGCTGCCTGGGTCTAGTCCAGGGGCTGCTGGGCCTGAGACAAGGAACCCCAGTGCCCTTGGTGGGGCGCCAGGCGCTGAGCTGGCAGGGGGAGCGGAGGGcgtgtggcagagctggggcatgTTGCCGCTCACCCCGTGCTGCCCAACCCCTAGGATGGCCGGGTTCGACGGCTCGGCCTgggacgaggaggaggaagagccatCGGACCACCAGTACTACAATGACTTCCCCGGCAAAGAGCCCCCCCTTGGGGGCGTGGTGGACATGCGGCTGCGTGAGGCTGCCAGTGCGACCCAGACGCCCAATCCCCTGGGGGCAACGCTGGTAAGCATCACTCGCTTCCACCGGCTCGtcccactgcaccccttcccaggGCCGTGCCGGGTGGGTCCCTTGGGgccagcttggggtggggggagctacCATCCCCATGGTGTGGCCAGAAAGAGGGGAAGCAACTCAGGGCTGAGTTGGGGGCCTAGGGCCACCTGGCCGATGAGTCCCTCTTTCCTGCTCAGACCCCAGGGTGAAACCTAGCAAGGTACGTCCATGCACAGGGGGCATCTGCAGGCCAGTCTGCCCCCGAAGGGGCTGCCTGTTGCCAGTCGGTGCAGGATGGGTGGCACATGGTCAGGCTGGAGGCCACTGGAGCTGGGCACTGCGGgcatggggaggagaagggaacaGTCTGAGCCTTGTCTCTTCCtcctgcagcctgtgggccagATGTCCAGCGCAGAGCACGAGCCCCGGAAGCAGCACCCTCCCGCCCAAGGTACCGGACCACGGGCAGCCGTGCCACAGGTTCCCTCACCCACCTGCTGGGGGCCTCATGGCCTGGCACGGCTCAGCGCCTTCCTGCCCCATGCGACGGGGCTGGCTCCAGCATTGCCTCCACGCTGCGCTCCGCAGTGGGACAGGCTAATCTCTGAGCATCACCCATGGTGCCAGGCCCAGTGCCCTGTGTGTGCCAGGGCAGGGAGCTTGAATGCCCCAGGGCTTTCATGTCCCTGGGTCCGGTTCTGCATCATCTTTGGGTTTGCCAGGATCACATGGAGCAAATCAAGGGCTCCCAGCAGAGTGCGGGGCTGGTCTCCTCCTGCCCCATAGCTGGGGTCTCTGCCGCTGTCCCTGGGGTAACCCAaggcccagcagggggggtgTTGGACCCTGTAGCTGAGGTTGCGGGGGAAGGTCTGGCTCTCGGGCTGGCAAGCCCTGCTAactgcagctcccctccctgcaggaAGGGATAAATACCCCCCCGGCACCGGCCCAGCCATTCGCACCGATCTGTTTGACGACCCATCCTATGTCAACGTGCAGAACCTGGACAGGTCGCGCCAGGCCTCTGCCACCAGCATCCCGGGCACGGCCAACGGCAGTGCCCAGCGAGACCTCTTCGAcatgagtgagtgagggttggcccgtcctgctggccctctgcaccagCTCTGCATGGCTGCTGGGCTGAGGGGCCTAGCTTGCCTCTGTCCAACCGGCTAGAGCCTCAGGGCACGGCATGGGTGTGGGCTCCCTGTCCATCCAgcccctgcttctctccccccgcAGAGCCCTTTGAGGACGCCCTGCGCGTCCCGCCTGCGGTGCCGGTGGGGCTGCCGCCGGCCCAGCTCCTGGCCTCCATGGAGGAACAGCTGCGGCGGGAGCCCTGGTACCACGGGAAGATGAGCCGCAAGGAAGCGGAgaagctgctgaaggtgaacggGGACTTCCTGGTGCGGGAGAGCACCACCACACCGGGCCAGTACGTGCTGACCGGGCTGCAGGGTGGGCAGCCCAAGCACCTGCTGCTGGTCGACCCCGAGGGAGTGGTGAGTCGGCCTTGGGGCCATGGTGCGGGGCTCCCTTCCCCAGTCCTACAGGCTTGGTGCTCAGGGGAAGAGCTAATcagagctgggagcccagagCAAAGCCAAGCCACTGCCCAGTGTTACCCTGCGGGTCTCCTGGGGTGCCAGCTGGGCACAGGGCCAGCACCCCATATTCCTGCCCCCcatgggctcctgggttctgtatGTGAGAACAATTGACAGGAGCCCTGCCCCGCTCCGGCCCTGGCTCCAGCTCAGCCCCATGGGCCCTTAGCCACCCCCGCCCCGGAGGTGGGTACGGCCACCCCACCCTCCTGGAGGTGCCTCAGCTGGGTCCTGCAAGGGGGCATGTGTGGACTGGACGGGACACTGGCTCGTCTCCGCGGGGTTTGTGCTGCCATGTATCATTTGGTCACAAGAGGGCGCACATGcctcctggctccacccacttaTTGGCCATCCTCCGAGCCCGGTTTCTGGCCCCTGCAGGTGCGGACGAAGGATCATCGCTTTGAGAGCGTCAGTCACCTGATCAGCTACCACATGGACAATCACCTGCCCATCATCTCGGCGGGCAGCGAGCTGTGCCTGCAGCAGCCTGTGGAGAGGAGACTGTGAGGCACACGGGGGCCTCGGCAGAGCCCCCCgggccctgcccaccctggccttCTCATCCCCTCTCTGCCAGCAGGGCTCTTGGACTGTTTCAGCCACTGCTTCCCCAGgaggccctggggctccccgtCTCACCGCCAGGAGCTCAGACTCCCTGGGCTCACACCAGCCCCCcggagacagagcagagctggaggcagccgggggagccagggctgggtattggggcagagggagggggcctGTTTCTGCATCCAGGGAGCTGCACCAGCCACGCCTCCGCTAGCACCAAACTCCAGCCCTGTGGGCGGCTGCGGGCACTGCTCCGAAGGCCGATCACAACCACATGTGCTCCCCCTCGTCCCGTGTTCATCCCCCCCTCAGGCaggatgggtgggagggagcctgcccCGACCTCTAAGTGCCTGCTGAGCCTCTGGGAGGAAGGTCACGGTTCAATCCTATTGGTTCAGAGGCCTGCCTGTCTGGAGGTTGCCAAGCGCTCCTGGTCCCCGCCCTCCCTTGAGAGGCAGCTCACCCCCAGCAGGGAAGGGCTggattttcatctgccattcccCTGCAATCCCTAGGGGCCAGTACCCATGGGTGGCACCACCTGTGTGACCCCTTTGGGAGAGCCACCCCTACCCCGCTCCACAGAGCAGTACCAGGGCTCCTGCTGCACAGGGCAAGAACAAGGGAGATCTTCCCCAGAGGCCAGGAGTGGagggccccctgccctccctgggtGAACCTGGCGCTCTGCTCCGCGAAGCACAAGGCTGGGCTGGCCGCACACCGAATGTACCCAATCACTTTACGTATTAACTCTGTGCCTTGACCCTCCACAGGTCCCAGATACTTATGCAAAACAGTTGgccctggggcaggctggggcgaGCAGTCAGCCCACCTGGCTGCTGGGGGAGTGCTGGGAGCACAGCCCCTGTCTTCACGCAAGGCTCCACTGGCTCCCAGAGGCCACAGCCAGGCCTGTTCCCATCCCAGTGTCCTGCTGGCTggaagcagggctcaggtggcTCCTTCTGCAGCAGGCTGCTTACTGTCCCACTCCTCGTCCTGGAAGGCAACTCCCAGCCTGTGTCCAGGGAGGGGCATGGATGGAAATTAGGTGGGGTAAATGGGGTTCTCCACAGGAAGGCAAGAGCCCCTTGGCTCCCCCGTCCTTTGGGGGGGCAGTGCTGTACATTATGCCCTGCTGCCCCTTGGGCAGGGTGTGACGCAGCCAGTTCCCTGTACCCCAGCTTGGCCTAGGCCAACCACGCAGCCAAAGGAAGCACGTAGCACCCAGCAAGATGGCAGCCACAAGGGGGGAATCAGAACTCCCCACATCAGGGGACAAGTTGGGTGCTGAGGTCCCAGGGGAATGGACAAAACCGCTGGCCTGAGCTCTGCTGTTTCCCCAGCCAGTGCTAAGCAGCGTCCGCCAGGAGCAGCCTTCTGGGcttccctggctctgctgctgtagcAGGTGAGCCCTCTCCCTGCAGGgcatggagcctgcacacccCTGGTCTGCCTGGACCGTGGGGATCCCAGTGTTGCATGCACATTGTTATGCTCAGAAGCCAAAGTGTCACCCTCGCCCTCACACCTCCTGCTCCCCCCTGGAGGAGTCAGCCTGGGCTCAGATGCGGGGAGGGTTTtgctttctcccctctcccttctctctcctttaTATGGGTTTGATTTGTTACCAGGTCTTGATTATACCAAAGGAATCGGATGGTTATTATTAAAGTTAGTATTTCTTTAATGCATGGCTGTGAGTGGCTCCTCGTCTGACGTGGCGGGAGGGGTACATGCAGGAAGGGGCATGCTGCGGCCCTGTCCAGCAGCTGCTCTTTATCCAGGGTACACAGGGCGTGTGCTTGGCTGAGGAGTCTCTGAGCCAGTGGGACCATGCTTTGCCCTTTGGGCCCCAGCAGCCCCTCTCCTATGCTCTTAGACCCTGAGCTTTACAAGGGCCAGTAACTGCCCCTGCTCGGCCTCCCTTGCCTGAGATCTCCCCCCGCCCAGGTGCCTCCTGCCGCGGTTGGCAGCTGCAAATGAGGTAACATCCCAGCAGCGGGCGGGCAAGCAGAGCATCGCCCCAGTCCTGCGTCCAGCTGCCCCCCAGCCACGGCCGTTCAGAGCGGGGCCAGGGCTCAGCCACCACCTGCGACGGCTGCTCGCACCAGGCCGGGCTGGAGGTGCTGGACAGCCCCAgcgagctggg
This window contains:
- the SHC1 gene encoding SHC-transforming protein 1 isoform X2, whose protein sequence is MNKLSCGKKTRVEGGQLGGDEWTRHGSFVNKPTRGWLHPDDKVMGPGVSYLVRYMGCVEVLQSMRALDFNTRTQVTREAISLVCEAVPSAKGAVRRRKPCGRSLNSILGKSNLKFAGMPITLTISTSSLNLMASDCKQIIANHHMQSISFASGGDPETAEYVAYVAKDPVNQRACHILECPEGLAQDVISTIGQAFELRFKQYLKNPPKLVTPHDRMAGFDGSAWDEEEEEPSDHQYYNDFPGKEPPLGGVVDMRLREAASATQTPNPLGATLPVGQMSSAEHEPRKQHPPAQGRDKYPPGTGPAIRTDLFDDPSYVNVQNLDRSRQASATSIPGTANGSAQRDLFDMKPFEDALRVPPAVPVGLPPAQLLASMEEQLRREPWYHGKMSRKEAEKLLKVNGDFLVRESTTTPGQYVLTGLQGGQPKHLLLVDPEGVVRTKDHRFESVSHLISYHMDNHLPIISAGSELCLQQPVERRL
- the SHC1 gene encoding SHC-transforming protein 1 isoform X1 — encoded protein: MDLLQKSKYSHLRNESVSSLEEAVAGAGSLGSPVESLVPSSLSSSSLSPMLPIGELSSESEDSPTTLCSFFPKMANLKLSYPANLLGLRGFSAVSMKEAGSLGEPGAVLAAADAPSPDSAGPVAVCPQDMNKLSCGKKTRVEGGQLGGDEWTRHGSFVNKPTRGWLHPDDKVMGPGVSYLVRYMGCVEVLQSMRALDFNTRTQVTREAISLVCEAVPSAKGAVRRRKPCGRSLNSILGKSNLKFAGMPITLTISTSSLNLMASDCKQIIANHHMQSISFASGGDPETAEYVAYVAKDPVNQRACHILECPEGLAQDVISTIGQAFELRFKQYLKNPPKLVTPHDRMAGFDGSAWDEEEEEPSDHQYYNDFPGKEPPLGGVVDMRLREAASATQTPNPLGATLPVGQMSSAEHEPRKQHPPAQGRDKYPPGTGPAIRTDLFDDPSYVNVQNLDRSRQASATSIPGTANGSAQRDLFDMKPFEDALRVPPAVPVGLPPAQLLASMEEQLRREPWYHGKMSRKEAEKLLKVNGDFLVRESTTTPGQYVLTGLQGGQPKHLLLVDPEGVVRTKDHRFESVSHLISYHMDNHLPIISAGSELCLQQPVERRL